In Rhodamnia argentea isolate NSW1041297 chromosome 4, ASM2092103v1, whole genome shotgun sequence, the following proteins share a genomic window:
- the LOC115729630 gene encoding UDP-galactose/UDP-glucose transporter 7 produces the protein MDNRGDADATPFLSIFAAFSYGIASMAMVFINKAVLMQYAHSMTLLTLQQLATTLLIHFGRVTGYTKARGLNLETAKKLLLVSLFYNANVAFALASLKGVNIPMYIAIKRLTPLAVLIAGFFRGKGTPATQVTLSVLLIAAGCLIAAIGDFSFDLYGYSMAFTSVFFQTMYLVLVERSGAEDGLSSVEIMFYNSFLSLPVLLFLIIATGEFPSSLSLLIAKSNSLSFFMLVVLSLIMGIVLNFTMFLCTIVNSALTTTIVGVLKGVGSTTLGFVLLGGVQVHALNVTGLMINTAGGVWYSYAKYQQKKGKQLKTMTDLEAHKK, from the exons ATGGATAATCGTGGCGACGCCGACGCAACTCCATTCttaag TATTTTTGCTGCATTCTCTTATGGGATTGCTTCAATGGCCATGGTCTTCATTAATAAGGCAGTTCTAATGCAATATGCGCACTCGATGACCCTTCTTACTTTACAG CAATTGGCTACAACATTGCTTATTCACTTCGGAAGAGTCACAGGATACACAAAAGCACGAGGATTGAACTTGGAAACTGCGAAAAAGCTCCTCCTGGTGTCACTATTTTATAATGCAAATGTTGCATTTGCTCTAGCAAGTTTGAAAGGAGTTAATATCCCTATGTATATTGCAATAAAGAGACTGACACCGCTCGCTGTACTGATAGCTGGATTTTTTCGGGGAAAGGGAACTCCTGCTACACAG GTTACTCTCTCTGTTCTTTTGATTGCTGCTGGATGTCTCATTGCAGCCATCGGAGacttttcttttgatctttaTGGATATAGCATGGCTTTCACTTCTGTGTTTTTCCAG ACTATGTACCTTGTGTTAGTGGAGAGGTCTGGTGCAGAAGATGGACTTTCATCTGTCGAGATAATGTTTTACAacagttttctctctcttccagtCCTGCTTTTTCTTATCATTGCCACTGGGGAGTTTCCAAGTTCCCTATCGTTGTTGATTGCAAAG AGTAATTCGCTATCATTTTTTATGCTGGTCGTTCTTTCACTTATCATGGGGATTGTTCTCAACTTCACCATGTTCTTGTGTACAATTGTCAACTCTGCCCTCACAACAACAATAGTTGGAGTCCTCAAAGGTGTTGGTTCCACG ACTCTTGGTTTTGTCTTGCTGGGTGGTGTGCAAGTACATGCCCTAAATGTGACTGGCTTGATGATTAACACCGCTGGGGGTGTGTGGTACTCCTATGCGAAATATCAGCAAAAGAAGGGCAAGCAACTAAAGACGATGACAGATCTTGAGGCCCACAAAAAATAG